From the genome of uncultured Methanobacterium sp.:
CAGTTGCAAATATCATAGCACATCCCACGCCCTGCATGAAACTGAAAAAGATTAAAACAATCCCAGAATTAGAAAAAATAGCTAAAAATGATGCCAGGGTGTAGATGATGAAGCCAATGGTGAATACTTTTTTCCGTCCATGGATATCTGCCAGTCGTCCGAAGGGCAATACCAGTGCGGCATTGGCCAGTATAAATGCGGTGGGAATCCATCCTAGTAGGAGTATGCTGACCGAAAGTTCATTCTGGATAAGGGGAAGAACCAGGCTAAGGGAAGATCCCATTACTGGTATTAAAAATGAACCAATAACCACCAGGATCATGGCGCACCTTTCCACAGATCCAGATTTCTCTTGAAAGACCGATGACATGAATATTACTCCTAATAAAAGACCGAAGACATAGATGTTACTTCCTAATAATCATACTATCTAAATCGTTACTATAATCATTTAAATTTACTATTAGCATTAAAATCCCCACAGGACACTTAATCATTAGAGTAGTAAGCTTATTCATTCAAGTAAGTAAGTAACTCACACATATAATTATATGTTTATAGAATACATTGTTTAAATGATTATTAATTAATGTTTAAATCCATAAGATAATTTATGAGATTATTGTGGTGATCCTGTGTTTTCAAGTATGGTAATGGCGGGAATATGGGGTTTTGTTGCTGGATCTGCCCTTCTTTTAGGGGCTTTCTTTGGTTACTTTTTTAAGATCCCACATCGATGGGTGGCCGCTATCATGGCCTTTGGAGCAGGTGTTCTCATGTCAGCTGTCTCTTTTGAACTTTTAGATGAAGCCTATACCCTGGGAGGACCAGCCCACCTGGTAGCAGGATTCCTGTTAGGTGCCTCAATTTTTACCATTACCAACATTTACCTGGCCCGTAAGGGAGCCAAACACCGGAAAAGATCAGTTAAACCTGAGGATAATGATAATGGAGCCATGGCAATAGCAGCAGGATCTGTAATTGATGGTATTCCTGAATCAATAGCAATTGGTCTGACCATGATTGGTGGGGGCGCAGTGAGTACCGCCACTGTTGTTGCCATATTTCTATCCAACATACCAGAAGGCCTTTCCAGTTCAGCTGGAATGAAAAAAGAAGGATGGAAAGTAGGTAAAGTTTTCTCCTTATGGCTGGTAATTGCCATCATCACCAGTTTATCTTCACTTGCCGGTTACTCCATATTCAGCCAGTTACCGGTTCAAGTGACTGCAGTTACCCTGGCTGTTGCAGCCGGAGGTATTCTGGCCATGCTGGTTGATACCATGATCCCTGAGGCATTTTCTGAGACCCACAACCTGGCAGGGATGGTAACTGTAATCGGTTTTGCAATCTCATTTATTCTTTCCAAGTTGTAGGGAATTCCAGATTAAAATGAAAATTAGGACTAAAATAGAAATTAGACTTAATTGGAAACTACATTGTATTAAAACTACATTAAATTAAATGCATTAAAATGTTAAAATATTTATAAACAAAAAAGATCTATAAAAATTTTGGTAAAATCTATAACATTGTGTTAAAAATGTTGAAACCAGGGATAAAAATGAGTATCGAGTGTCCTTACTGTGAGAAACTGGTTGATTATAACTTTGGAGACCCTCTTCTGGAGACAGATCACTGGATTGTGTTCCTGGCTCCTAATCAGAGTAATCTGGCCACCTGTGTGGTTGCACTAAAACGGGATCAGAAAACTTTAACCGGTCTCTCCAAAGAAGAATGGGATGATTTTATTTTGCTCGTGGAGAGCATGGAGAAAGCAGTTAAGACTGCATTTAATGCCACTCTCTTTAACTGGGGCTGTCTTATGAACACTTTTTACCTGGAAGATAAACCAGAACCACACCTGCACTGGCATTTCATTCCCCGCTACAGGGATCCGGTGAATTTTGCAGGATGCACCTTTGAGGATCCACATTTTGGGTATATGCGCCCCCGACCACCAAAGAATATATCTTCTGATGTTCGCGATAAAATAGCGGCTAAAATAAGAGAATTTATTTAATATCAGATGTATATTCCATGATTACTTTTCATTTTTCTTCAAACGAGCATTGAGTTCCTGTATTGCCTCTTCTACTTGCAGGCGGACGTACCATTTATCATCATCCACTGCATCCAGGAGTGGTTTTATAGCTCGCTCATCACCAATCATACCCAGTGCTCCAGCAGCATGCCTTCGAACACTGACATTTTCATCTTTTAAAGCCTCAATTAAGATTGGAACTGCTTTTTCATCACCAATCATACCCAGTGCTTCTTCAGATGCACTGCGGAAACTAAAGTCATCATCATTAAGCCCATCAATCAAATGATCAACTGCCCTTGGATCCCCTAAATGACCCAGGGCAATGGCGACGTTGTTACGTATCTTAATGTCTTTAAGTGATTCTAAAAGGGGTAATAATGCTCTTTCATCCCCAATCTCCCCCAGTGCATCTGCTGTTTGCAATCGAACGTACCATTTATCATCACGCAGCGTTTTAAGGAGGAAAGGAACAGCATCAGAATTTCCAATTTTACCCAGAGAACTGGCAGCATTCCACCGGACATCACTATCATCATAATCTAATGCCTCAATAAGGGCCTTAACTACAATTTCATCCTTAAATCTTGCCAGTGCCCTGGCAGCTATGGCACGATTTTGGTTATTGCCCTTTTTGAGTGTTTTGATGAGGCCATTGATGTCCCCTTCACTTTCCAGTTTATCCACATCCGGATTGAAACTTCCGTTAAAAATGCTCATATCTAGAATACCCCCTTTAATGATAAAAACCCAATTGAGATAAAACTCAAATTGTGGTTAATAACCGTGAGATTTTGTGATATTGAGATTTAAGTATTGAAGATAACCTAAGTATTTGAATTTAAATTAATGGTGATAACTTTATTATGAGGTGGAATTATCATTGTAAATTTAAACCCTACTGGAAGAAACCAATTGGAATTAAACTTCTCATCAAAGAAGTTATAACTGCTAATCAGAAAAAATTAACTCCTCATTAGAGTTTATGGTTCCTTTTTCTGCATATTCTCTGAATTTTTCCATATACTGATGGGCAGGGGGGAAAATATCGTTGAACTCAACAAATTTCCTTAATTTACTGATGGTAGAGATATCCATCACATGTTCCATGGAACAGGCATCATTCTCTGCTATGTCACTATCAACACCCATCATTATCAGGAAATCCTTAAGAAGATGATGGCGACAGGCTACATCCTCAGCAATCTTAATACCATCATCCTTTAACTTAATTGTCCCATAACGTTCATAAGAAACCATGTTCATTTTGGAAAGCTTTTTCACTGCTTCCACCACACTGGGGGGTTTTACTCCCAGGGTTTCTGCAACGTCCTTTACTCTAATGGTCCCATGCTCCTTTTCCAGTGAATACATGGCTTCCAGGTAATCTTCCACACTACGGGTTATTTTCATGGTACTAACACTCATTGTAAGTTAATTCTGTTTTTTTATTCTATTAACTTTATCTTTATTCATAGTATCAGAAACTTTAAATATCATTTCTTTTGAATTCTTTGCACCCCCCCCCCCCAAAGTTATTGCCCCCTGTACTAACACTAAAACAAACTTTAATGAAAATCCTTATAAACTCTGATAAACTTATAAACTCTAATATAGATAGATTAACTGTTTAAATTGAATATACTAATTTAGTAAAGTTTAAGGTCAATGATGATAACAGATTATACTCATAAGAGGATATAACATGCCAAAAATTAGTATGGAAATGGCAATTTTAACCAGCATGATTCTGGGCCTTATTCTGGCCTTTTTTAAGATTGGGAGCATATATGCACTGGTTTTAGTGGGCTTTGTTGCGGTTTATCTTACTCCTGACGAGGAGGCCACTTACAAAGTCGGGGCACTGGCAGCTGCTTTACTGGGTCTCCTTTACTTTGTTACTTCGTTTTTTACTTCACCAGATTTACCATATCAACTTCCCAATGCAGTGGTTATTGGAGTGGGTTATACATTTGATGGTATATTCACCCTGTTTTTGGGACTGGTTGTGAGTCTGGTAATCTACGGTTTAATGGGGGCCATCGGAGGATACTTCGCAGATAAACTCTTCAAATCTCAGGACAAACCTAAAAATCCCAAAATCAATAAAGCTCCCCAAAGAATTATCAAAAGAAAACCAAAACAACCCCAGAGAAGAACTCTTTATCGGAAATAAATTTATTTAAAACATAGGGCCCATTTATCATAAATAGCACCTAATCATTTTATTTTAAAAATAAAGTCAAATTATCTTACATAAATAATTCCACTTATAAAATAAAATGGAATATAACTGATATTACATTAGTTACAGCGTGATGAAATGAAAGACGTGATTGTGGTTGGATCCGGAGCTGGTGGGGCAACTGTTGCCCGAGAACTAGCTAGAAATGGTGCATCAGTTACACTGATTGAAAAGGGAAAAAGGGTTACAACTGATAACGCTTTCCAGTGTTATGACAACCTGAATATTGGAGTGGAACTCCTTAAAACTTCCTGTCTGGGAGGCACCACCCTGGTGACTGCAGGAAACGCAGTTCGAACCTGTCAAAAAGAATTTAAACAAATGGGAATAGACCTTTCTTCTGAATTTGAGGAAACAGAAGACGAATTAAACGTAAGGACACTTCCTGATACTCATTTTGGAGAAGGTACAGTCAACATCATGGAAGCTGCTTTTTCACTGGGTTTGCCCATGGAAAAAATGCCTAAATTCATAGACCCCTCAAAGTGTATCCCTTGTGGTAAGTGTGCCTTTGGATGTCCACGGGATGCTAAATGGAGCTCTCTTGATTATCTGGATGACGCTCTCAAACATGGTGTACAGATTATTGAAAACACTACTGTAACTGGGGTTACAACTACACATGGACGGGTTAAAGGTGTCAAAACATACAACCCTGAAACTGGACTAAAAACTGAATATGATGCAGATACAATTATATTATGCTCCGGTGCCATCCAGACACCAGGATTACTCAGATCTGCAGGGTTAGTGGCAGGAGAACATCTGTTTGTGGATACTTTTGTTACGGTAGGTGGTGCACTGCCCGGTATTGGCTTCTATAAAGAGGTGTCCATGAACAGTCTGCTTAAAAAAGATGGATTTATACTGGCACCACATTATTCCAGTTTACTGACCTCACGGCTTGATAAACTCAGCATCCATGAAGAAGACATACTTGGAATGATGGTCAAGATACCTGATGAATCTTCCGGCCGAGTGGATGAAAAGGGTGTGTTTAAACAGAGTACCGCCAATGATGTGGGACTCCTGGCCGAGGGATGCGCTACTGCAGGAGCCATCCTCACCGAAGCAGGTGTTGATCCTGATACCCTGGTTTCCACTCCAGCCAGAGGTGCGCATCCCGGTGGAACAGCTGCAGTGGGAGAAGTAGTGGATAAAAATCTGGAAACAGAAATTGAAGGGCTCTACGTGTGCGATGCCAGTGTTTTCCCCAGGGCACCGGGTGCGCCACCGGTTCTTACTATTCTGGCACTGGCTAAGAGATTGGCTAAACTAATCAATTCTGTTAACTGATTCCTCTTTTTTGAATTATTTTTTTGAAAGATTAATTTCAAATTCATGATACATTAAAATTCCAAATCATAACCAATCAATTCATTGTGATTAAGATTAAACAAATAGTATACACTAACAGGCCATAGTTTAATAGAAATTATAAAAATTCTATTGATTTGACAAGAGATTTCTAAAGATTATCGGTGAAATAGGTTCAAATAATCATAAAATCAAAATCAACCCGAGTATAGTTGATTTTCAAGCTTAGAAAATTGTTAAATTATTTTTATTCGTTTAAAGTATATTTTTTATAATCATTTAAAACATCGCTGATCAAGTGATAGCCTATTTTCTTTCTAAATTTATGAGCATTTTTATATTTTTCTTCAAAATCATCTATTTCGTTAGAATCAATTAGATTCCAGTAAAAATAGTGATTATTAGTATCATATTTTCTAGTTTTTATAAGATCAAAAACTTCATCATCTCTGTTTATTTGTAAATCAATAGGTAATTTTTCTTTTAAAATTCTACATTGACCTGGTTTTATTTTTGGGGTTCCTTCAGTATTATCTATAACCGCCCTCACATACGCATTACCATAAACTTTATTTTTGATCATACCCTCAAATTCAATCCTTTTTACATACCGAAAGGCCCCATAAGATATAGATGTTGTTAAAATTATGTCCTCATCAAGCATTCGTTTATTAATTTCCTTTATTGCTTTTAATAGAATTTTTAGTCTCATTAATTCATCTTGAGGCTCTCTTACAAACAATATACCACAGTCAGAAATAAATATGCTATTTATTTCATTTTTATAACCTTTAAGAATTTCAAAACTCCCATTAAAAAACGTTTCTAATTTTTCTAACCCTCTGCCTTCCTTCATATAATTTTTAAACCCAGATATGTCCATGAAAGCTACAAATGTAGGTCCATCAGTATAATTTTTTATTGGCATTTTTTTATACTTCCATTATTTTATAATTTTTTATTTCTAATTTTTCCAATTAATCTTATTATCCCTTTTATTTGAATAATTTAAGCTTAATAAGTCATATAAACTATCAATACCCTCTCGTTTAAGATTTGTAAATGAAATAAATGGTAATATCATTTTACGCAGGTATGTGGATGGTATTTCTCGGACTGTCAAAATTATAGAAAATATTTGAAAATTATCTGATTTTAATTCAAATGCAGATGATAGTATATTTATGTTTTCATTTAGCCATTTGTGTCTTTTAAAATGTTTATTAACCCACGAATTGTCTCCTTCTTTTTTTCCAATAAATCTTTCAATTTCATTCTTGATTTCACTAGGATTACGTCCATAAAAAATATGTTTGCACTCGATTGAAAAAATATGTTTATTTTCTCTATCAATTACTAGAACATCTATATCCCCTAATTTAGTATTATACTCTAAAACTTCGTTAGGGCCAATATCTATTTCAGCATGTATTTCAAATGATGTATTCTCTTCAAACCAATTTTTTACTTTTTTAGTAAATTTATGGCCTCTTTTATCTCTGATCTTACCCACAAGTGTATTCATTTTTTCAGCAGTATCTTTATTTGTCTTGTATCGGCCACTCATTACAAGATTAATCAAAAATTTTTCTGCTTCATCTACATGGCGTAAACCCCAAAATACTACAGGTTTATCTTCTGGGTCTGAAATAAGAATTAAAGGTCTTCTTAAGTAAGAAAGGGCTCGATTGAACCTCCATGGCCAAACATCAGATTTCTCAAATCCTTCAGGGGGTTTTTCCCATAATTTCCTTTTTTTAAGCGAAAATATATCTATAGCTGTCTGAATAATTTTATTATCCCAACCAAGTTCTTTATTTATTCTACTTTTTAACTCAGACATGAGGAGACAAGCAAAAGGTGATTCCTGTTCTAAACCAATTTTAAGTAAAATAGTGTTAAATTCATGTATTTGATTTAAACTTAATCCAAATTCGTCTTTAAAAGCAAAATCAATTTTATCCATTATAACTTCTTCTGAATTGTATTCCGGTTCATAATATAGTTTAAAGTTATCAAAATCAGTTTCTACATTTTCTAAAGTTTTGGATTTTAAAAAAGGATCCCACATATCTATTATTTCGGTTACATTTACACCTATTCGCCCAGATTTTAAAATTTTAAGATCAATATTATATAACTCGAAATTAATATCATCTCTTAAATTTCCCCAATTTATTATATGGTAAGTAATAGCAAGTAGTTTATCCATATCATCCATACTTATTTTTTGGTTTCCTTTTGGAAGTTCTGCAGCGATTATTTCTATAAGCGTCCGTGTAGTTAAGGCTATTTTTTCTATTTCCTTAAAATCTCCAATAGTTTGTTTAACCATTGATGGAATATCAGAATAACATCCGATAAGAGGTGCTATTTTTAGTTTTTCGCTGGCTCTTTTATTACAAATTGCTTCATTAGAGCCAATTAATTTCTTTAAAAGTAATTTACCATCAAATTTACGAAGAACCAACTTTAATTTTTCATAATACAAATCTACAATATCATCACAAAGTTTAACTTTTGTGTCATTATCAAATATCACTCCTATTGGAGGTGCTTTATCTCCTAATTTATCAACTAATTCATTTAACTCCGCTTCAATATCATGTTCCTGCAGTTTACGGAATTTAGGGATATTCTGCGGGTTTAAAGAAATATTTTCAGAGTCATATATAAGGAAATGTTTTTTTACTCCCAAAGGAACATGCATATCTAAAATGCGTTGCCTTTCTAATTTAGTTAAACTGTTTGGAAGATCATGAGTTTCTAATAATGAACCAAATGCACTTAAAAGTTCATCTATAATCATTCTATCGGCAGTATTATCTGCTTTTCGCACGATTTTGATGATTTCAGAAGGTATTTTGAGATCAATAGTGAAATCATCAATATTATATTCAAAAACAGGGATTTTTGTTGAATCAATTAAATCTACATATATCCATTTTTCAGGATTTTCTAAAGTTAACGCTATATGAATTGGATTCAAATTTAATGATTCCAAATGAGATTTAAGACTAGGTGTTAATTGCCATAACCAATATGATACTGTAGAAGTTATAGTCCAATATTTTTCTCTTAATTCACGCTTTTTTATTGATTCATCTTCCATTCCTACCCATATTGGTTGATAATAACCATATACAAGTCTTTCACCTGTTACCATATAGAAATATATGGGTATATCTTCATCTATACGAAAAACTCTAACATTGGGTTGATTACGATGTAATGCAGCATGAGTATCCCATAAATTTGCAACTTTTATACGAAAGGCTCTTCCAAGATCATGACTCATCTCTGCTGATATAGAAATTGAACTCGGCCTAACATCATCAGAAATATTAAAACTATGATGATAATCTAAATATAATGCATATTGATCTAAAAAAGATCCAATTAATGGATGATTAAACGATTTCAATGTTTCAGCGAATTTCCAAAGAGTTAAATTATCACATTCTTTAGTTTCTGCAATTACTTTTAATTCTTCAAATGTCATTAAAATCGTTCTTGAGTTATTTGGTAATTTTTTTATAACTATAGATCCATAACGACCTAGTTGACCAAAAATTACAATTGTAAGCACTTCATTGCAATTAGGAGCATTTCCTCCTGTTAACCATTTGATTATAAATTCACATCTATCACTAGCCAATTGTGAATGATAGCTTGAGTCTAAAGTTCCATACGGTTCATCTAGATTATATCCAGTTAAATCATCCATAATAAGTAATACATATGCTATTTTATCGTTGTCAATTCTAAAAATACCTTCCTCAAAGGATATATTTTTATCCCATTGGGGTAAGTCTAAAGGAATATGCTCAAAAGACATCATATCTAGGCACTGATTTACATCAAACCACATTTTTTCTCTTAACCCTCGTAATAATAAATTTTTGACCCCAAATTCCTGAGATTGAAACAATATAAAGTGCCTTAAGGTACCAGCTACCATTCCAGGGAGAGCAACAACAATTTTATCATCAATTTTAACAAGGGGAGAAAAAAATAGGGGATTCTTCAATGGATCTTCAACTTTAAATTTTTGATGTCCTAATGGAAGAATAAAAGGGAAAATAGAATCATAATGGTTTGAGGTAAGATTTTCAATTTCTTTTTCGGTAAATATAACAGTATTAGACAATTCATGCAATCTATCGATATCTGGAACTTTTATATTTTTCCGCCACCTATCAGGACTGCTAACATAAGGATCTTGTCCATTTCTTTTAGCTATTTCATTACTAATAGTAAGCATAGATTTGACAGAAAAATAAATAATTGCCATGAATCGTTCAGGAAATTCATCTTTTAAATGAAATACAACATGAATAAGATCTTGGAGAACAAGAGGTTCTATATGCTGTAAACCTGTATATACAGTATAATTACTATTAGGAAACATTATGTTATAGGTAAAAAGACCTTCAGGAGGATCTTCTTGCATTCCTATTATTCCGTTAGAAGGAAGAATAGCTTTAAGAGTGTAAAATAAATTTTTTGTCTTTATTTGTTTATTATTTTTATTTTTATTTTTGCATACTATTCTAGATGCTGTTTCAAGACGAAATAACTGGGAATGGTTTTCTGGAC
Proteins encoded in this window:
- a CDS encoding GMC family oxidoreductase; protein product: MKDVIVVGSGAGGATVARELARNGASVTLIEKGKRVTTDNAFQCYDNLNIGVELLKTSCLGGTTLVTAGNAVRTCQKEFKQMGIDLSSEFEETEDELNVRTLPDTHFGEGTVNIMEAAFSLGLPMEKMPKFIDPSKCIPCGKCAFGCPRDAKWSSLDYLDDALKHGVQIIENTTVTGVTTTHGRVKGVKTYNPETGLKTEYDADTIILCSGAIQTPGLLRSAGLVAGEHLFVDTFVTVGGALPGIGFYKEVSMNSLLKKDGFILAPHYSSLLTSRLDKLSIHEEDILGMMVKIPDESSGRVDEKGVFKQSTANDVGLLAEGCATAGAILTEAGVDPDTLVSTPARGAHPGGTAAVGEVVDKNLETEIEGLYVCDASVFPRAPGAPPVLTILALAKRLAKLINSVN
- a CDS encoding HEAT repeat domain-containing protein; the encoded protein is MSIFNGSFNPDVDKLESEGDINGLIKTLKKGNNQNRAIAARALARFKDEIVVKALIEALDYDDSDVRWNAASSLGKIGNSDAVPFLLKTLRDDKWYVRLQTADALGEIGDERALLPLLESLKDIKIRNNVAIALGHLGDPRAVDHLIDGLNDDDFSFRSASEEALGMIGDEKAVPILIEALKDENVSVRRHAAGALGMIGDERAIKPLLDAVDDDKWYVRLQVEEAIQELNARLKKNEK
- a CDS encoding HIT family protein, with amino-acid sequence MSIECPYCEKLVDYNFGDPLLETDHWIVFLAPNQSNLATCVVALKRDQKTLTGLSKEEWDDFILLVESMEKAVKTAFNATLFNWGCLMNTFYLEDKPEPHLHWHFIPRYRDPVNFAGCTFEDPHFGYMRPRPPKNISSDVRDKIAAKIREFI
- a CDS encoding SEC-C domain-containing protein, which produces MVTRQSMRKPKTNSDINQLCPCGSGLKFIKCCGGALAKSSPLWQLEKLNKSFNKYNKLELVSILGGLQLCPENHSQLFRLETASRIVCKNKNKNNKQIKTKNLFYTLKAILPSNGIIGMQEDPPEGLFTYNIMFPNSNYTVYTGLQHIEPLVLQDLIHVVFHLKDEFPERFMAIIYFSVKSMLTISNEIAKRNGQDPYVSSPDRWRKNIKVPDIDRLHELSNTVIFTEKEIENLTSNHYDSIFPFILPLGHQKFKVEDPLKNPLFFSPLVKIDDKIVVALPGMVAGTLRHFILFQSQEFGVKNLLLRGLREKMWFDVNQCLDMMSFEHIPLDLPQWDKNISFEEGIFRIDNDKIAYVLLIMDDLTGYNLDEPYGTLDSSYHSQLASDRCEFIIKWLTGGNAPNCNEVLTIVIFGQLGRYGSIVIKKLPNNSRTILMTFEELKVIAETKECDNLTLWKFAETLKSFNHPLIGSFLDQYALYLDYHHSFNISDDVRPSSISISAEMSHDLGRAFRIKVANLWDTHAALHRNQPNVRVFRIDEDIPIYFYMVTGERLVYGYYQPIWVGMEDESIKKRELREKYWTITSTVSYWLWQLTPSLKSHLESLNLNPIHIALTLENPEKWIYVDLIDSTKIPVFEYNIDDFTIDLKIPSEIIKIVRKADNTADRMIIDELLSAFGSLLETHDLPNSLTKLERQRILDMHVPLGVKKHFLIYDSENISLNPQNIPKFRKLQEHDIEAELNELVDKLGDKAPPIGVIFDNDTKVKLCDDIVDLYYEKLKLVLRKFDGKLLLKKLIGSNEAICNKRASEKLKIAPLIGCYSDIPSMVKQTIGDFKEIEKIALTTRTLIEIIAAELPKGNQKISMDDMDKLLAITYHIINWGNLRDDINFELYNIDLKILKSGRIGVNVTEIIDMWDPFLKSKTLENVETDFDNFKLYYEPEYNSEEVIMDKIDFAFKDEFGLSLNQIHEFNTILLKIGLEQESPFACLLMSELKSRINKELGWDNKIIQTAIDIFSLKKRKLWEKPPEGFEKSDVWPWRFNRALSYLRRPLILISDPEDKPVVFWGLRHVDEAEKFLINLVMSGRYKTNKDTAEKMNTLVGKIRDKRGHKFTKKVKNWFEENTSFEIHAEIDIGPNEVLEYNTKLGDIDVLVIDRENKHIFSIECKHIFYGRNPSEIKNEIERFIGKKEGDNSWVNKHFKRHKWLNENINILSSAFELKSDNFQIFSIILTVREIPSTYLRKMILPFISFTNLKREGIDSLYDLLSLNYSNKRDNKINWKN
- a CDS encoding ZIP family metal transporter, whose product is MFSSMVMAGIWGFVAGSALLLGAFFGYFFKIPHRWVAAIMAFGAGVLMSAVSFELLDEAYTLGGPAHLVAGFLLGASIFTITNIYLARKGAKHRKRSVKPEDNDNGAMAIAAGSVIDGIPESIAIGLTMIGGGAVSTATVVAIFLSNIPEGLSSSAGMKKEGWKVGKVFSLWLVIAIITSLSSLAGYSIFSQLPVQVTAVTLAVAAGGILAMLVDTMIPEAFSETHNLAGMVTVIGFAISFILSKL
- a CDS encoding DUF5518 domain-containing protein; translated protein: MPKISMEMAILTSMILGLILAFFKIGSIYALVLVGFVAVYLTPDEEATYKVGALAAALLGLLYFVTSFFTSPDLPYQLPNAVVIGVGYTFDGIFTLFLGLVVSLVIYGLMGAIGGYFADKLFKSQDKPKNPKINKAPQRIIKRKPKQPQRRTLYRK
- a CDS encoding metal-dependent transcriptional regulator, translating into MKITRSVEDYLEAMYSLEKEHGTIRVKDVAETLGVKPPSVVEAVKKLSKMNMVSYERYGTIKLKDDGIKIAEDVACRHHLLKDFLIMMGVDSDIAENDACSMEHVMDISTISKLRKFVEFNDIFPPAHQYMEKFREYAEKGTINSNEELIFSD